In Desulfurispira natronophila, one DNA window encodes the following:
- the hflX gene encoding ribosome rescue GTPase HflX, giving the protein MFDNFEGGQRAAIVHVNFPLGTVEREDVEECKELVYSAGAEVVTVLQSTRQRPDPKYFIGSGKVEKLVSAIEDHEIEIIIFNHALSPAQQRNLERSLQLRVIDRTGLILDIFAQRAQTYEGKLQVELAQLRYLSTRLIRGWTHLERQKGGIGLRGPGETQLETDRRLIRLRIQYIQQRLEKVSRQRQQGRQNRQRHETPTISLVGYTNAGKSSLFNALTDASVYAHDQLFATLDPTLRQVAIPGVANVILADTVGFIRHLPHTLVAAFRSTLEQTRQSALVLHVVDAASDEWERNIESVQQVLSEIEADSVPQLLIMNKIDLLPQAQPRIEYESGSKPTRVWCSAKSGVGLDLLREAVAMLLRYDRVQRQLVLSPNQGELRAALYRHKAINNEEVDDKGNWVLDIDLERDVWEYLRSYHVPK; this is encoded by the coding sequence GTGTTTGATAACTTTGAGGGCGGGCAACGGGCAGCTATTGTCCACGTCAACTTCCCACTGGGAACTGTTGAGCGTGAAGATGTAGAAGAATGTAAAGAGTTGGTTTACTCAGCAGGAGCAGAGGTTGTTACGGTTCTGCAAAGTACTCGTCAGCGGCCAGACCCAAAATATTTTATTGGCAGTGGCAAGGTGGAGAAGCTGGTATCAGCTATTGAAGACCATGAGATAGAAATTATTATATTCAATCATGCTCTTAGCCCTGCCCAGCAGCGTAACCTTGAGCGTTCATTACAACTCCGGGTTATAGATCGAACGGGATTGATACTGGATATCTTTGCACAGCGTGCACAAACCTATGAAGGCAAACTTCAGGTAGAATTGGCACAGTTGCGTTACCTTTCTACCCGTTTGATTCGGGGCTGGACACACCTCGAACGACAAAAAGGTGGTATTGGCCTGCGTGGGCCAGGTGAAACACAACTTGAAACCGATCGGCGACTGATAAGACTTCGTATTCAATACATTCAACAGCGGCTGGAAAAGGTTTCTCGCCAACGTCAACAGGGGCGGCAGAATCGTCAGCGGCATGAAACTCCGACAATATCTCTGGTTGGTTATACTAATGCTGGGAAATCCAGCTTGTTCAATGCTCTTACGGATGCCTCCGTTTACGCTCATGACCAGCTTTTCGCTACTCTTGACCCTACCTTACGGCAGGTGGCTATACCAGGAGTTGCGAACGTTATTCTAGCTGACACTGTAGGATTTATCCGTCACCTTCCCCACACTCTCGTAGCGGCTTTTCGCTCCACACTTGAGCAAACTCGACAGAGTGCTTTGGTGCTACACGTGGTGGACGCAGCCAGTGATGAGTGGGAGCGCAACATTGAATCAGTGCAACAGGTACTTTCTGAAATTGAAGCAGATAGCGTCCCCCAGTTGCTAATCATGAATAAAATTGATTTATTACCACAAGCTCAACCTCGCATAGAATATGAGAGTGGTAGCAAACCTACGCGCGTATGGTGTAGTGCAAAGTCTGGGGTGGGACTGGATTTGCTGCGTGAAGCAGTTGCCATGTTGTTGAGATACGACCGAGTACAGCGTCAACTAGTTCTCTCTCCCAACCAGGGAGAGTTACGGGCAGCACTATATCGCCATAAAGCTATAAATAATGAAGAGGTTGATGATAAAGGTAACTGGGTTCTGGATATTGACCTTGAGCGGGATGTGTGGGAGTACCTGCGTAGTTATCATGTACCAAAATAA